From Pyrenophora tritici-repentis strain M4 chromosome 1, whole genome shotgun sequence, the proteins below share one genomic window:
- a CDS encoding coatomer subunit alpha has product MFAGKCEVSEFESKSSRAKGIAFHPKRPWILVSLHSSTIQLWDYRMGTLIDRFEEHDGPVRAVDFHKTQPLFVSGGDDYKIKVWSYQTRRCLFTLNGHLDYVRTAYFHHELPWILSCSDDQTIRIWNWQNRSLICTMTGHNHYVMAASFHPKEDLVVSASLDQSVRVWDISGLRKKHSAPQAMSFEDQMARANQNQADMFGNTDAVVKFVLEGHDRGVNFVAFHPTLPLIVSAGDDRLVKLWRMSETKAWEVDTCRGHFQNASACLFHPHQDLILSVGEDTHPEINLFAAGHDNGVMVFKLERERPASAVYQNNLFYINKEKHVRSYDFQKNIEAPSMLSLKKLGSAWVPPRTLSYNPAERSILVTSPADGGTYELINLPRDASGAVEPTDTKRGSGNSAVFVARNRFAVFNQSNQQIDIKDLSNSTTKTIKPPTGTTDIYFGGTGNLLLITPTTVVLYDIQAKKNLAELSINGVKYVVWSSDGLHVALLSKHNVTIATKSLEQVSTLHETIRIKSAVFDDTGVLLYSTLNHIKYSLMNGDNGIVRTLEQTVYLVRVKGRNVYCLDRAAKPKILQIDPTEYRFKLALVKRNYDEMLNIIKTSSLVGQSIISYLQKKGYPEIALQFVQDPQTRFELAIECGNLEVAVEMAKQLDRPKLWQRLSTEALAHGNHQTVEMTYQKLRNFDKLSFLYLTTGDQDKLKRMAKIAEHRGDMTARFQNALYLGDVQNRIEMFQELDLYPLAYATAKAHGLDEQAQSILEAAGVSEEQINLPSIGSPLAPPKPIVPTHKANWPTRAASSTVFEKALQGEVEGVGSEEPAANGYGDEDLMGEPEANHAVADLGGDEEDDVGGWDMGDDGDVEAEDDFVEVEGAEAGAGSSEADLWARNSPLAADHVAAGSFDTAMQLLNRQVGAVNFAPLEERFQEIYQATRTFLPATPNMPSLVNYVRRTVDETDSRKILPIIPRDLESILATDLAAGKQWLLKNKLEDGVAALKKLLQLLMVNVVSSQAELSDAKKAINTATQYILAMSIELERRKLLNGATDISGLSDADKKRALELSAYFTVPELEGPHNSIPLSAAMTFAQKNKQLNTALNFANALLDRTGNAKMKEQAKRVKTIAERNPSDVIEIDFDQFADFDICAASYTPIYSGMPSVTSPYSGAKYHARYKGTVCRIDGITQID; this is encoded by the exons ATGTTTGCGGGAAAATGCGAGGTTTCTGAA TTTGAGAGCAAGAGTTCACGAGCCAAAGGCATAGCTTTCCATCCCAAGAG ACCATGGATCCTTGTGTCGCTGCACTCTTCGACTATCCAACTATGGGACTACCGCATGGGCACATTGATAGATCGCTTTGAAGAGCACGATGGTCCG GTTCGCGCGGTGGACTTCCACAAAACTCAACCTCTATTCGTATCCGGCGGCGACGACTATAAGATCAAGGTCTGGTCTTACCAGACTCGGCGATGCCTCTTCACACTCAATGGCCATCTGGATTATGTCCGCACGGCCTACTTTCATCACGAGCTACCTTGGATATTGAGTTGCTCGGATGATCAAACCATCCGCATATGGAATTGGCAGAACAGGTCACTTATCTGTACCATGACGGGCCATAATCACTACGTGATGGCAGCATCA TTCCATCCGAAAGAGGACCTCGTGGTTTCCGCCTCACTCGACCAGTCGGTTCGCGTTTGGGACATATCTGGCCTACGAAAGAAGCACTCGGCGCCACAAGCAATGTCGTTTGAGGATCAGATGGCACGCGCCAACCAGAACCAGGCAGACATGTTCGGAAACACGGATGCCGTGGTCAAATTTGTTCTTGAGGGACACGACCGTGGTGTGAACTTTGTCGCATTCCATCCCACACTGCCATTGATCGTCTCCGCCGGCGATGACCGCCTCGTGAAACTGTGGAGAATGTCAGAGACAAAGGCTTGGGAGGTGGACACATGTCGCGGTCACTTCCAGAACGCGTCGGCATGTCTGTTCCACCCGCACCAGGATTTGATACTCTCTGTGGGAGAGGACA CGCATCCCGAAATCAACCTCTTCGCCGCTGGTCACGACAACGGAGTCATGGTATTCAAGCTGGAGCGCGAGCGACCCGCATCTGCCGTCTACCAGAACAACCTATTCTATATCAACAAAGAAAAGCACGTACGGTCGTACGACTTCCAGAAGAACATTGAGGCTCCGTCTATGCTGTCTTTGAAGAAGTTGGGAAGCGCTTGGGTACCTCCACGAACACTATCATACAACCCGGCAGAGAGATCCATTCTCGTTACGAGCCCGGCTGACGGCGGAACATATGAGCTGATTAACCTTCCACGCGACGCTTCTGGTGCGGTAGAACCAACGGACACCAAACGTGGATCGGGTAACTCCGCTGTATTCGTCGCTAGGAACCGATTTGCAGTCTTCAATCAGTCCAACCAGCAGATCGATATCAAGGACCTCAGCAACTCCACTACGAAGACTATCAAGCCTCCCACTGGAACCACCGATATCTACTTCGGTGGTACTGGCAACCTGCTTTTGATTACACCTACCACCGTTGTGCTATATGATATCCAGGCCAAGAAGAATCTGGCAGAGTTGAGCATCAACGGCGTCAAATATGTTGTGTGGTCATCAGATGGATTACATGTCGCGCTCCTGAGTAAACACAACGTCACTATTGCGACAAAGAGCCTCGAGCAGGTCAGTACTTTACACGAGACTATCCGCATCAAGAGCGCAGTCTTTGACGATACCGGCGTTCTGCTTTACTCAACCCTCAACCACATCAAGTACAGCTTGATGAACGGCGACAACGGAATCGTTAGGACTCTCGAGCAAACTGTTTACCTTGTGAGGGTCAAGGGCCGCAACGTATACTGCTTGGACCGCGCAGCGAAGCCGAAGATTCTCCAAATCGATCCCACTGAATACCGATTCAAGCTGGCTCTTGTTAAGCGCAACTACGATGAGATGCTGAACATAATCAAGACTTCGAGCTTGGTTGGACAGAGCATCATTTCTTATCTTCAGAAGAAAGGATATCCCGAGATTGCTCTTCAATTCGTCCAGGATCCTCAGACGCGGTTCGAGCTGGCTATTGAATGCGGTAACCTCGAGGTTGCTGTTGAGATGGCCAAGCAGCTTGACCGACCAAAGCTCTGGCAGCGACTGAGTACGGAGGCGCTTGCACATGGTAACCACCAAACAGTGGAAATGACCTACCAGAAGCTTCGGAACTTCGACAAGCTGTCTTTCTTGTATCTCACAACAGGTGATCAGGACAAGTTGAAGCGTATGGCTAAGATCGCGGAGCACCGCGGAGACATGACGGCTCGATTCCAGAACGCACTCTACTTAGGTGATGTGCAGAACCGGATAGAGATGTTCCAGGAGCTTGATTTGTACCCACTCGCCTACGCCACTGCCAAAGCCCATGGACTCGATGAACAAGCTCAGTCGATCCTGGAAGCTGCCGGTGTTTCTGAAGAACAAATCAACCTGCCCTCCATAGGTAGTCCTCTCGCACCCCCTAAGCCCATTGTACCGACCCACAAGGCGAATTGGCCAACACGTGCAGCTTCTTCAACTGTATTTGAGAAGGCTCTCCAGGGAGAGGTTGAGGGCGTTGGGTCCGAGGAACCAGCAGCTAATGGCTACGGCGATGAAGACCTAATGGGCGAGCCAGAAGCCAACCATGCTGTAGCTGATCTCGGTGGCGACGAGGAAGACGACGTTGGCGGATGGGATATGGGCGACGATGGTGATGTAGAAGCCGAGGATGATTTCGTTGAAGTTGAGGGAGCCGAAGCCGGTGCTGGTAGCAGCGAAGCCGATCTCTGGGCACGTAACTCACCCTTGGCGGCAGATCACGTCGCTGCAGGCTCATTTGATACTGCCATGCAGTTACTGAACCGGCAAGTTGGTGCTGTCAACTTCGCGCCTCTCGAGGAACGCTTCCAAGAAATCTATCAAGCGACGCGAACATTCCTACCGGCCACACCAAACATGCCATCGTTGGTCAACTATGTCCGGAGAACAGTGGATGAAACCGACTCACGCAAGATTCTGCCGATTATACCGCGCGACTTGGAGTCTATCCTCGCCACCGACCTAGCGGCTGGCAAGCAGTGGCTGCTCAAGAACAAGTTGGAGGATGGTGTTGCCGCTCTCAAGAAGTTATTGCAGCTTCTCATGGTCAACGTCGTCTCCTCGCAGGCGGAATTGTCTGAT GCTAAGAAGGCGATCAATACTGCTACTCAATACATATTGGCAATGTCTATCGAGCTTGAGCGCCGCAAACTTCTAAATGGCGCCACGGACATTTCTGGTCTATCTGACGCGGACAAGAAGCGCGCCCTCGAACTCTCTGCCTACTTCACCGTTCCTGAGCTGGAAGGCCCTCACAACTCGATCCCGCTTTCAGCGGCCATGACATTTGCCCAAAAGAACAAGCAGCTCAACACGGCTCTTAACTTCGCCAACGCTCTCCTCGATCGCACTGGCAACGCAAAAATGAAGGAGCAGGCCAAGCGCGTCAAGACTATTGCCGAGAGGAACCCGTCCGACGTTATTGAGATCGACTTTGACCAATTCGCCGACTTTGACATTTGCGCTGCCAGCTACACACCCATCTACAGCGGCATGCCATCGGTTACGAGTCCGTATAGCGGTGCCAAGTACCACGCAAGATACAAGGGCACGGTGTGCAGGATCGATGGCATCACGCAGATTG ATTGA